The following are from one region of the Microbacterium paraoxydans genome:
- a CDS encoding histidinol-phosphate transaminase encodes MGRVTFSLNDLPLRDDLRGLTPYGAPQAPLPVALNVNENTHPVPDEVASDILDDIAVAIRDVNRYPDREFTTLREAFADYLGHGLTSEQIWAGNGSNEVLQHIFQAFGGPGRTAFGFGPTYSMYPLIAKGTGASWIAGTRQPDYTVTPEEAAEQVRAADPDIVILCSPNNPTGTPLGLDVVEAVYEAARGVVIVDEAYQEFAPRDAASALTLLEGRPRLAVSRTMSKAFAFAGARVGYLAADPAFIDALRLVRLPYHLSALTQAAAVAALRNADVMLGMVQEIVEQRDRITATLEAFGYTPHLSWSNFVLFGGVADPRATWQQLYDRGVLVRDVGIPGHLRVSAGTEAETTAFLDALASIGSAS; translated from the coding sequence ATGGGAAGGGTGACCTTCTCCCTCAACGATCTCCCGCTCCGCGACGATCTGCGCGGACTCACCCCGTACGGCGCACCTCAGGCCCCGCTGCCGGTCGCCCTCAACGTCAACGAGAACACGCATCCTGTTCCCGACGAGGTCGCCAGCGACATCCTCGACGACATCGCGGTGGCGATCCGAGACGTGAACCGGTACCCGGACCGTGAGTTCACCACATTGCGCGAGGCGTTCGCCGACTATCTGGGGCACGGCCTCACGTCGGAGCAGATCTGGGCGGGCAACGGATCCAACGAGGTGCTGCAGCACATCTTCCAGGCCTTCGGCGGTCCGGGGCGCACGGCCTTCGGCTTCGGCCCCACGTACTCGATGTACCCGCTCATCGCGAAGGGGACCGGTGCGTCCTGGATCGCCGGCACCCGTCAGCCCGACTACACGGTCACCCCGGAGGAGGCGGCGGAGCAGGTGCGCGCGGCCGACCCCGACATCGTGATCCTCTGCTCGCCGAACAACCCGACCGGCACCCCACTGGGGCTCGACGTGGTGGAGGCCGTCTACGAGGCGGCCCGCGGCGTCGTGATCGTCGACGAGGCTTACCAGGAGTTCGCGCCACGGGATGCGGCGTCGGCCCTCACCCTCCTGGAAGGACGGCCGCGGCTCGCCGTCTCCCGCACCATGAGCAAGGCCTTTGCCTTCGCCGGTGCCCGCGTCGGCTACCTCGCGGCCGATCCGGCGTTCATCGACGCGCTCCGGCTCGTGCGACTGCCGTACCACCTGAGCGCTCTGACGCAGGCCGCCGCGGTCGCCGCCCTCCGCAACGCCGACGTCATGCTCGGCATGGTGCAGGAGATCGTGGAGCAGCGTGACCGCATCACGGCGACGCTCGAGGCCTTCGGATACACCCCGCACCTCTCGTGGTCCAACTTCGTGCTGTTCGGCGGCGTCGCGGATCCGCGGGCGACGTGGCAGCAGCTGTACGACCGCGGGGTGCTCGTCCGCGACGTCGGCATCCCCGGCCACCTGCGCGTCAGCGCCGGCACCGAGGCGGAGACGACGGCGTTCCTGGACGCCCTGGCCTCGATAGGATCGGCATCATGA
- the lexA gene encoding transcriptional repressor LexA yields the protein MSDTSALESEAPRTRRRKNLSPKQMAILEVIQASIAQNGYPPSMREIGDAVGLKSLSSVTHQLGQLELSGYLRRDPGKTRAMEVLIDLPGTGAENPADVVTPVGDAALVPLVGRIAAGVPITADQQVEEIFPLPRQLVGKGDLFMLKVSGESMIDAAICDGDWVVVRSQNTAENGEIVAAMLDGEATVKVLRRRDGHTWLLPRNSAFEPILGDEAVVLGKVVAVMRAV from the coding sequence ATGAGCGACACCTCAGCCCTCGAGTCCGAGGCGCCGCGCACCCGTCGTCGCAAGAACCTCAGCCCGAAGCAGATGGCGATCCTCGAGGTCATCCAGGCCTCGATCGCACAGAACGGCTATCCGCCGAGCATGCGTGAGATCGGCGACGCCGTCGGGCTCAAGTCGCTGTCCAGCGTCACCCACCAGCTCGGCCAGCTCGAGCTCAGCGGTTACCTGCGGCGCGACCCGGGCAAGACTCGCGCGATGGAGGTCCTCATCGACCTCCCCGGTACCGGCGCGGAGAACCCGGCGGACGTGGTGACTCCTGTCGGCGATGCTGCACTCGTGCCGCTGGTCGGGCGGATCGCCGCGGGCGTGCCGATCACGGCGGACCAGCAGGTCGAGGAGATCTTCCCGCTCCCCCGGCAGCTCGTCGGCAAGGGCGACCTCTTCATGCTCAAGGTGTCCGGGGAGTCGATGATCGACGCCGCCATCTGCGACGGCGACTGGGTCGTCGTGCGCTCGCAGAACACGGCGGAGAACGGCGAGATCGTGGCCGCGATGCTCGACGGCGAGGCGACCGTCAAGGTGCTCCGGCGTCGCGACGGCCACACGTGGCTGCTGCCCCGCAACTCCGCGTTCGAGCCGATCCTGGGCGACGAGGCGGTCGTGCTCGGCAAGGTCGTCGCGGTCATGCGCGCCGTCTGA
- a CDS encoding LysM peptidoglycan-binding domain-containing protein, whose protein sequence is MSSMSLSTATALPASARPATRLRITARGRRTLLALASVPLAAGIAFAAIGGGSAIASGVDAPAVSVETVTVMPGDTLWSIASSIAPAADPRDVIGEISRMNLLRGGELQVGQELALPARYTD, encoded by the coding sequence ATGAGCAGCATGAGCCTCAGCACCGCGACCGCCCTTCCGGCATCGGCCCGTCCGGCCACCCGGCTGCGGATCACGGCCCGCGGCCGCCGCACCCTGCTCGCGCTCGCCTCCGTCCCGCTCGCTGCGGGTATCGCCTTCGCCGCCATCGGTGGGGGCAGCGCGATCGCCTCCGGCGTAGACGCACCGGCCGTCTCCGTCGAGACCGTCACGGTCATGCCCGGTGACACGCTCTGGTCGATCGCGAGCAGCATCGCTCCCGCCGCCGACCCGCGGGATGTCATCGGCGAGATCAGCCGGATGAACCTCCTGCGCGGCGGTGAGCTCCAGGTCGGCCAGGAGCTCGCGCTCCCGGCACGGTACACCGACTGA
- the hisB gene encoding imidazoleglycerol-phosphate dehydratase HisB, translating to MTIPAPTARTASRVRSTSESTVEVELNLDGTGASRIDTSVPFFDHMLTAFAKHSLTDLTVRASGDTHIDAHHTVEDVSIVLGQAILAALGDKSGISRYGDALVPLDEALAQAVVDISGRPYLVHEGEPAGFEHHLIGGHFTGSLVRHVFEAITFNAALTVHVRVLGGRDPHHIAEAEFKAFARAFRQAKALDPLVDGIPSTKGAL from the coding sequence ATGACCATCCCCGCGCCCACCGCACGCACCGCGAGCCGCGTGCGCAGCACGTCGGAGTCCACCGTCGAGGTCGAGCTGAACCTCGACGGCACCGGTGCGAGCCGCATCGACACCTCGGTGCCGTTCTTCGACCACATGCTCACGGCGTTCGCCAAGCACTCGCTGACGGATCTCACCGTGCGGGCCTCCGGGGACACCCACATCGACGCCCACCACACCGTGGAGGACGTCTCGATCGTGCTCGGCCAGGCGATCCTGGCAGCCCTCGGAGACAAGTCCGGCATCTCCCGGTACGGCGACGCCCTCGTCCCGCTGGACGAGGCCCTGGCGCAGGCCGTCGTCGACATCTCCGGTCGCCCCTACCTCGTGCACGAGGGGGAGCCGGCCGGCTTCGAGCACCACCTGATCGGCGGGCACTTCACGGGATCACTCGTGCGGCACGTCTTCGAGGCCATCACCTTCAACGCCGCGCTGACCGTGCACGTCCGGGTGCTGGGCGGGCGCGACCCGCACCACATCGCCGAGGCCGAGTTCAAGGCATTCGCGCGGGCGTTCCGTCAGGCGAAGGCGCTGGATCCCCTCGTCGACGGCATCCCATCCACCAAGGGAGCCTTGTGA